The following coding sequences are from one Triticum aestivum cultivar Chinese Spring chromosome 5A, IWGSC CS RefSeq v2.1, whole genome shotgun sequence window:
- the LOC123105006 gene encoding tRNA (guanine-N(7)-)-methyltransferase non-catalytic subunit wdr4, producing the protein MEDAAVEEAEVSGAGEFAPALVAAHPLGHSVAVAVGPELRVFDLNGGCAVSLSDDSGGCSHSDAIRAISFSADGALFASAGDDKLVKIWKTDSWRCIQTITSEKRVSAVAISKDGLYVTFADKFGVIWLVTVGGHGEGQVSSDNKPVSIYGHYCSIITSMKFSPDGRFIATADRDFKIRVTSFPKDPVKGAPQIQSFCLGHTEFVSSIAFTSLSGGSSFLLSGGGDSTVRLWDYINGCLLDTYEVKDKVGEQSDETEDSNLAIADLCVTNDDSLVAVAIQSLNGIMLLACDLIAKKLSFLKVITMEKSYIPTSLAYSSSADLLWTVMGASNMPNQAASQLLTRVRIILRFQKELSASADHDPAILEDSEVPHGEKLLLALQGSLDASKQEEVLAAVLAALRVSMHKMLVKKNYSEERREQRKRGRNDKKIKK; encoded by the exons ATGGAGGACGCCGCGGTCGAGGAGGCGGAGGTGAGCGGCGCCGGCGAGTTCGCGCCGGCGCTCGTCGCCGCCCACCCGCTCGGCcactccgtcgccgtcgccgtcgggcCCGAGCTCCGCGTGTTCGATCTCAA CGGCGGCTGTGCAGTTTCATTGTCAGATGATTCTGGTGGTTGTTCTCATTCGGATGCTATTAGAGCAATTTCGTTTAGTGCTGATGGCGCCCTGTTCGCATCTGCCGGTGATGATAAGCTTGTGAAGATCTGGAAGACTGACTCATGGCGCTGCATCCAGACTAT AACTTCTGAAAAGAGGGTTAGCGCAGTTGCTATTAGCAAAGATGGCCTGTATGTGACATTTGCAGATAAATTTGGTGTCATTTGGTTAGTTACGGTGGGGGGACATGGCGAAGGGCAGGTGTCATCCGATAACAAACCTGTCTCAATTTATGGTCACTACTGCAGTATTATTACTAGCATG AAATTCTCACCAGATGGACGGTTCATTGCCACTGCTGACCGGGACTTCAAAATCCGA GTTACATCATTCCCAAAGGATCCTGTAAAAGGGGCTCCCCAAATACAGAGCTTTTGCCTTGGACATACAGA ATTTGTTTCTTCCATTGCCTTCACAAGCCTTTCAGGAGGATCAAGCTTTCTATTATCTGGAGGCGGTGATTCTACT GTTCGGTTATGGGACTACATAAATGGCTGCCTCCTTGATACATATGAAGTCAAAGACAAG GTGGGAGAACAGTCAGATGAAACTGAAGATAGCAATCTAGCCATTGCAGACTTGTGTGTGACAAATGATGACTCACTGGTTGCTGTAGCTATTCAAAG TTTGAATGGCATAATGCTCTTAGCATGTGATCTCATAGCAAAGAAGTTATCTTTTCTAAAG GTGATTACAATGGAAAAGAGCTACATTCCCACTAGCTTAGCCTACAGCTCCTCGGCAGATCTTCTGTGGACTGTCATGGGCGCATCAAACATGCCTAACCAGGCCGCCTCCCAGTTATTAACCCGTGTCAGAATCATCCTCCGGTTCCAAAAAGAATTATCAGCCTCGGCTGACCACGACCCTGCAATCCTGGAGGACAGCGAAGTACCACATGGCGAGAAGCTTCTGCTGGCGCTGCAGGGAAGTCTTGACGCCTCAAAgcaggaggaggtgctggccgcggtGCTCGCCGCCCTCAGAGTCTCGATGCACAAGATGCTGGTGAAGAAGAACTACTCAGAGGAGAGGCGGGAGCAGCGGAAGAGGGGCAGGAACGATAAGAAGATCAAGAAGTAG